The following proteins are encoded in a genomic region of Acipenser ruthenus chromosome 4, fAciRut3.2 maternal haplotype, whole genome shotgun sequence:
- the LOC117399466 gene encoding cytoplasmic dynein 2 intermediate chain 1-like isoform X1: MPSDKRSKEDTWKPDDLKKHIHAAKSDSDTKKRDRPRGVEEKGANGSADSRERRHREREKEVDREKERHREKDRDKTKDRDRDRDRGKERDRNRDRDKDRRKNDERDRGKERERDRRKEEERGKDRDRDRGKERDRERDRDLERERGKDRPKEKDMEQDHKKEQAKETGSNPDKQRERHRDRQRDDERRERHREREHSRRKEEKETERVTKGENEERERRHRDRREKGERSSEEYGEYRRQHAESKDEERDRRRRERRDSDVPKEDREKRRRDGKEREHKARDKDSERKPREKRYTREEMPTDAEELSRKTRQLNPRHREKQDLGGADNERPNRERKEVKDNEQSTKRPQSEWGASQRRLSDTEEPDDETKEVAVEKPVIDEVHSEEPEDNYDEDFEDYDDDFEDDDDAGDEDGDKEEEEDISPYKRAEIEAIQRAMVAENEQIGVVQPRNKSEELDKPKRDSTDTYNKGAQRGKFIDFVAAKHREVSQNVACKQKKRSTALLRLIELDFSVSFSLLDLPPLNEYDMYIKNFGTTNTKQAYIQCNEDNTDRDNQTEEIERVEKWTQHPGESSVVCAGPSSSNESSPDSMTKLSIDSQRLSAFLRSSSQVIAVLLEEDRSEKQSGQSLRSQAASLSISDGSLLLNTNLPFLLGREVCGLHFSHVQRQTMLSVHSPSRKPSAVQLDSKSIVCVWNIWEPSNPHKVLICESEIQCCCFSPGKAILVFAGTVDGSVVVWDLREHSTLHYTMRIGNLDWTLRYPTFSTDAILATSSHLCPVRAVEPVSANVAEGQSQGFSLLSSQEETLGLSFQLASLDESGLLNLWVVMELPKANLAGSQHDLGLKPGGKVKLLHSSSININSSSLPRDTFQTAPSQALMVKFFPSDSNHFFIGTNMGLVSHGTRHGLRVPPKSYNSQMTGIKPVHVTSIDFSAFGDPVFLVGCADGSIRLHSTTTEYPIMEWNGSTNGEPIISVQWALTRPAVFFALDAASCLYIWDLLANDFQPVIKENNQSDEITTMSVFGDPGKQNSFAGISLAKQSGKIEIHYLNKQWSVPNTEEIEKLHDILNQSII, from the exons ATGCCGTCAGACAAG CGGTCCAAAGAAGATACTTGGAAACCAGACGACTTAAAGAAACATATTCAT GCAGCGAAGAGTGACAGTGATACAAAGAAAAGAGATCGACCACGAGGAGTTGAAGAGAAAGGCGCAAACGGCAGTGCAGACTCTAGAGAGCGTAGACACAGGGAGCGAGAAAAAGAAGTGGACAGAGAAAAGGAGAGACACAGGGAAAAAGACAGAGACAAGACTAAAGAtcgagacagagacagagaccgGGGAAAAGAGAGGGACAGAAATAGAGACAGAGACAAGGATCGAAGAAAAAATGATGAAAGAGacagggggaaggagagagagagggatagaagAAAAGAGGAGGAAAGGGGCAAAGACAGAGACCGTGACAGAGGAAAagagagggatagagaaagagacCGTGatctggagagggagaggggaaaaGACCGGCCAAAAGAGAAAGATATGGAACAGGATCACAAGAAAGAACAAGCCAAGGAGACGGGAAGCAATCCTGACAAGCAGCGAGAGAGGCACCGGGACCGACAGAGAGATGATGAAAGGAGAGAACGACATAGAGAACGAGAACACTCGAGACGGAAGGAAGAGAAAG aaactgAAAGGGTAACTAAAGGAGAAAATGAAGAACGAGAAAGGAGGCATAGAGACAGAAGGGAAAAAGGAGAGAGGAGTTCAGAG GAGTATGGGGAGTATCGCAGACAACATGCTGAATCTAAAGATGAGGAGCGAGACCGCAGGCGCCGGGAGCGCAGAGATTCTGATGTTCCTAAGGAGGACAGGGAGAAGCGGAGGAGGGATGGGAAAGAACGTGAACACAAAGCGAGAGACAAAGACAGTGAGAGGAAACCAAGAGAGAAAAGATATACTAGAGAAGAAATGCCAACAGATGCTGAAGAACTGAGTCGGAAGACAAGACAGCTCAACCCAAGGCACAGAGAGAAACAAGACTTGGGTGGAGCAGACAATGAGAGACCAaacagagagaggaaagaggtAAAGGATAATGAG CAAAGCACAAAAAGGCCTCAGTCAGAATGGGGAGCTAGTCAGAGAAGATTAAGTGATACAGAGGAGCCA GATGATGAAACAAAAGAGGTAGCTGTTGAGAAGCCAGTTATAGATGAGGTGCATTCTGAAGAACCAGAAGATAACTACGATGAGGATTTTGAA gACTATGATGATGATtttgaggatgatgatgatgctggtgATGAAGACGGAGacaaagaggaggaggaagacatCTCTCCATACAAAAGGGCTGAGATTGAAGCAATACAAAGAGCGATGGTTGCAGAGAATGAACAGATAGGTGTTGTGCAACCAAGGAACAAAAGCGAAGAACTTGATAAACCAAAAAGAG ATTCGACAGACACCTACAACAAGGGAGCGCAACGTGGCAAGTTTATTGACTTTGTGGCAGCAAAGCATCGAGAAGTGAGCCAAAACGTAGCCTGTAAGCAGAA AAAGCGCAGCACAGCTTTGCTTCGGCTGATTGAGCTTGACTTCTCTGTCAGTTTTTCCCTGCTGGATTTGCCACCTTTAAATGAATATGACATGTACATAAAAAACTTTggaacaacaaacacaaaacag gcatatatacagtgtaaTGAAGATAACACTGATCGAGATAATCAGACAGAGGAAATAGAAAGGGTTGAAAAATGGACGCAACATCCTGGAGAAAGCAGTGTTGTGTGTGCAG GTCCCAGTAGCAGTAATGAATCTTCACCAGATTCCATGACTAAACTGAGTATTGATTCTCAAAGGCTGTCAGCATTTCTGCGGTCATCGTCTCAG GTTATTGCTGTTTTACTAGAAGAAGACCGCTCAGAAAAACAGTCTGGTCAGAGTCTCAGATCTCAGGCAGCCAGTTTATCAATCAGTGATGGAAGCTTGCTGCTCAACACCAATCTACCATTCCTGCTTG GTCGGGAAGTATGTGGACTACACTTCTCGCATGTACAAAGGCAAACAATGCTTTCTGTGCACAGTCCATCAAGAAAGCCCAGTGCTGTTCAGCTTGACAGTAAGAGCATcgtgtgtgtgtggaacatctGGGAGCCATCAAATCCACACAAAGTGCTCATCTGTGAATCGGAG ATTCAGTGCTGTTGCTTCAGTCCTGGTAAAGCCATTCTGGTGTTTGCTGGAACTGTTGATGGTTCAGTGGTGGTCTGGGATCTCCGAGAGCACTCCACTTTACATTATACAATGAGGATTGGGAATCTGGACTGGACTCTCAGATATCCTACATTTTCTACTG ATGCCATCCTAGCGACTTCAAGCCACTTATGTCCTGTAAGGGCTGTAGAACCGGTGTCCGCTAACGTAGCTGAAGGTCAGAGTCAAGGATTTTCCCTACTGTCATCTCAGGAAG AAACTTTAGGATTATCTTTCCAGTTAGCATCTCTTGATGAAAGTGGACTGCTTAATCTCTGG gttgtTATGGAATTGCCTAAAGCTAATCTTGCAGGCTCACAACATGATTTAG GTCTCAAACCGGGTGGGAAAGTAAAACTGCTACATAGCTCTTCAATCAATATCAACAGCAG CTCTCTTCCAAGAGACACTTTTCAGACGGCGCCTTCCCAGGCACTGATGGTCAAATTCTTCCCTTCTGATTCCAATCATTTCTTTATTGGCACAAACATG GGTTTAGTGAGCCATGGTACCAGACATGGTTTACGAGTGCCACCAAAGTCCTACAACTCACAGATGACTGGGATCAAACCAGTTCATGTCACTTCTATTGATTTCTCTGCTTTTGGAGATCCAGTATTTTTG gttgGCTGTGCAGATGGGAGTATAAGATTGCATTCAACAACGACTGAATACCCCATCATGGAGTGGAACGGTAGCACCAACGGAGAGCCTATAATCTCTGTGCAGTGGGCTCTGACAAGACCAGCAGTGTTCTTTGCATTAGATGCAGCATCCTGTCTTTATATATGGGATTTATTGGCGAACGATTTCCAgcctgtaataaaagaaaacaatcagTCGGATGA aattACAACTATGTCCGTCTTTGGTGATCCTGGGAAGCAAAATTCATTTGCAGGGATATCGCTTGCAAAGCAGTCTGGGAAAATAGAGATTCACTACTTAAACAAGCAATGGTCTGTGCCGAACACAGAAGAGATAGAAAAGCTGCACGATATTTTGAACCAGTCAATTATATAA
- the LOC117399466 gene encoding cytoplasmic dynein 2 intermediate chain 1-like isoform X3 has translation MPSDKRSKEDTWKPDDLKKHIHAAKSDSDTKKRDRPRGVEEKGANGSADSRERRHREREKEVDREKERHREKDRDKTKDRDRDRDRGKERDRNRDRDKDRRKNDERDRGKERERDRRKEEERGKDRDRDRGKERDRERDRDLERERGKDRPKEKDMEQDHKKEQAKETGSNPDKQRERHRDRQRDDERRERHREREHSRRKEEKETERVTKGENEERERRHRDRREKGERSSEEYGEYRRQHAESKDEERDRRRRERRDSDVPKEDREKRRRDGKEREHKARDKDSERKPREKRYTREEMPTDAEELSRKTRQLNPRHREKQDLGGADNERPNRERKEDDETKEVAVEKPVIDEVHSEEPEDNYDEDFEDYDDDFEDDDDAGDEDGDKEEEEDISPYKRAEIEAIQRAMVAENEQIGVVQPRNKSEELDKPKRDSTDTYNKGAQRGKFIDFVAAKHREVSQNVACKQKKRSTALLRLIELDFSVSFSLLDLPPLNEYDMYIKNFGTTNTKQAYIQCNEDNTDRDNQTEEIERVEKWTQHPGESSVVCAGPSSSNESSPDSMTKLSIDSQRLSAFLRSSSQVIAVLLEEDRSEKQSGQSLRSQAASLSISDGSLLLNTNLPFLLGREVCGLHFSHVQRQTMLSVHSPSRKPSAVQLDSKSIVCVWNIWEPSNPHKVLICESEIQCCCFSPGKAILVFAGTVDGSVVVWDLREHSTLHYTMRIGNLDWTLRYPTFSTDAILATSSHLCPVRAVEPVSANVAEGQSQGFSLLSSQEETLGLSFQLASLDESGLLNLWVVMELPKANLAGSQHDLGLKPGGKVKLLHSSSININSSSLPRDTFQTAPSQALMVKFFPSDSNHFFIGTNMGLVSHGTRHGLRVPPKSYNSQMTGIKPVHVTSIDFSAFGDPVFLVGCADGSIRLHSTTTEYPIMEWNGSTNGEPIISVQWALTRPAVFFALDAASCLYIWDLLANDFQPVIKENNQSDEITTMSVFGDPGKQNSFAGISLAKQSGKIEIHYLNKQWSVPNTEEIEKLHDILNQSII, from the exons ATGCCGTCAGACAAG CGGTCCAAAGAAGATACTTGGAAACCAGACGACTTAAAGAAACATATTCAT GCAGCGAAGAGTGACAGTGATACAAAGAAAAGAGATCGACCACGAGGAGTTGAAGAGAAAGGCGCAAACGGCAGTGCAGACTCTAGAGAGCGTAGACACAGGGAGCGAGAAAAAGAAGTGGACAGAGAAAAGGAGAGACACAGGGAAAAAGACAGAGACAAGACTAAAGAtcgagacagagacagagaccgGGGAAAAGAGAGGGACAGAAATAGAGACAGAGACAAGGATCGAAGAAAAAATGATGAAAGAGacagggggaaggagagagagagggatagaagAAAAGAGGAGGAAAGGGGCAAAGACAGAGACCGTGACAGAGGAAAagagagggatagagaaagagacCGTGatctggagagggagaggggaaaaGACCGGCCAAAAGAGAAAGATATGGAACAGGATCACAAGAAAGAACAAGCCAAGGAGACGGGAAGCAATCCTGACAAGCAGCGAGAGAGGCACCGGGACCGACAGAGAGATGATGAAAGGAGAGAACGACATAGAGAACGAGAACACTCGAGACGGAAGGAAGAGAAAG aaactgAAAGGGTAACTAAAGGAGAAAATGAAGAACGAGAAAGGAGGCATAGAGACAGAAGGGAAAAAGGAGAGAGGAGTTCAGAG GAGTATGGGGAGTATCGCAGACAACATGCTGAATCTAAAGATGAGGAGCGAGACCGCAGGCGCCGGGAGCGCAGAGATTCTGATGTTCCTAAGGAGGACAGGGAGAAGCGGAGGAGGGATGGGAAAGAACGTGAACACAAAGCGAGAGACAAAGACAGTGAGAGGAAACCAAGAGAGAAAAGATATACTAGAGAAGAAATGCCAACAGATGCTGAAGAACTGAGTCGGAAGACAAGACAGCTCAACCCAAGGCACAGAGAGAAACAAGACTTGGGTGGAGCAGACAATGAGAGACCAaacagagagaggaaagag GATGATGAAACAAAAGAGGTAGCTGTTGAGAAGCCAGTTATAGATGAGGTGCATTCTGAAGAACCAGAAGATAACTACGATGAGGATTTTGAA gACTATGATGATGATtttgaggatgatgatgatgctggtgATGAAGACGGAGacaaagaggaggaggaagacatCTCTCCATACAAAAGGGCTGAGATTGAAGCAATACAAAGAGCGATGGTTGCAGAGAATGAACAGATAGGTGTTGTGCAACCAAGGAACAAAAGCGAAGAACTTGATAAACCAAAAAGAG ATTCGACAGACACCTACAACAAGGGAGCGCAACGTGGCAAGTTTATTGACTTTGTGGCAGCAAAGCATCGAGAAGTGAGCCAAAACGTAGCCTGTAAGCAGAA AAAGCGCAGCACAGCTTTGCTTCGGCTGATTGAGCTTGACTTCTCTGTCAGTTTTTCCCTGCTGGATTTGCCACCTTTAAATGAATATGACATGTACATAAAAAACTTTggaacaacaaacacaaaacag gcatatatacagtgtaaTGAAGATAACACTGATCGAGATAATCAGACAGAGGAAATAGAAAGGGTTGAAAAATGGACGCAACATCCTGGAGAAAGCAGTGTTGTGTGTGCAG GTCCCAGTAGCAGTAATGAATCTTCACCAGATTCCATGACTAAACTGAGTATTGATTCTCAAAGGCTGTCAGCATTTCTGCGGTCATCGTCTCAG GTTATTGCTGTTTTACTAGAAGAAGACCGCTCAGAAAAACAGTCTGGTCAGAGTCTCAGATCTCAGGCAGCCAGTTTATCAATCAGTGATGGAAGCTTGCTGCTCAACACCAATCTACCATTCCTGCTTG GTCGGGAAGTATGTGGACTACACTTCTCGCATGTACAAAGGCAAACAATGCTTTCTGTGCACAGTCCATCAAGAAAGCCCAGTGCTGTTCAGCTTGACAGTAAGAGCATcgtgtgtgtgtggaacatctGGGAGCCATCAAATCCACACAAAGTGCTCATCTGTGAATCGGAG ATTCAGTGCTGTTGCTTCAGTCCTGGTAAAGCCATTCTGGTGTTTGCTGGAACTGTTGATGGTTCAGTGGTGGTCTGGGATCTCCGAGAGCACTCCACTTTACATTATACAATGAGGATTGGGAATCTGGACTGGACTCTCAGATATCCTACATTTTCTACTG ATGCCATCCTAGCGACTTCAAGCCACTTATGTCCTGTAAGGGCTGTAGAACCGGTGTCCGCTAACGTAGCTGAAGGTCAGAGTCAAGGATTTTCCCTACTGTCATCTCAGGAAG AAACTTTAGGATTATCTTTCCAGTTAGCATCTCTTGATGAAAGTGGACTGCTTAATCTCTGG gttgtTATGGAATTGCCTAAAGCTAATCTTGCAGGCTCACAACATGATTTAG GTCTCAAACCGGGTGGGAAAGTAAAACTGCTACATAGCTCTTCAATCAATATCAACAGCAG CTCTCTTCCAAGAGACACTTTTCAGACGGCGCCTTCCCAGGCACTGATGGTCAAATTCTTCCCTTCTGATTCCAATCATTTCTTTATTGGCACAAACATG GGTTTAGTGAGCCATGGTACCAGACATGGTTTACGAGTGCCACCAAAGTCCTACAACTCACAGATGACTGGGATCAAACCAGTTCATGTCACTTCTATTGATTTCTCTGCTTTTGGAGATCCAGTATTTTTG gttgGCTGTGCAGATGGGAGTATAAGATTGCATTCAACAACGACTGAATACCCCATCATGGAGTGGAACGGTAGCACCAACGGAGAGCCTATAATCTCTGTGCAGTGGGCTCTGACAAGACCAGCAGTGTTCTTTGCATTAGATGCAGCATCCTGTCTTTATATATGGGATTTATTGGCGAACGATTTCCAgcctgtaataaaagaaaacaatcagTCGGATGA aattACAACTATGTCCGTCTTTGGTGATCCTGGGAAGCAAAATTCATTTGCAGGGATATCGCTTGCAAAGCAGTCTGGGAAAATAGAGATTCACTACTTAAACAAGCAATGGTCTGTGCCGAACACAGAAGAGATAGAAAAGCTGCACGATATTTTGAACCAGTCAATTATATAA
- the LOC117399466 gene encoding cytoplasmic dynein 2 intermediate chain 1-like isoform X2: MPSDKRSKEDTWKPDDLKKHIHAAKSDSDTKKRDRPRGVEEKGANGSADSRERRHREREKEVDREKERHREKDRDKTKDRDRDRDRGKERDRNRDRDKDRRKNDERDRGKERERDRRKEEERGKDRDRDRGKERDRERDRDLERERGKDRPKEKDMEQDHKKEQAKETGSNPDKQRERHRDRQRDDERRERHREREHSRRKEEKETERVTKGENEERERRHRDRREKGERSSEEYGEYRRQHAESKDEERDRRRRERRDSDVPKEDREKRRRDGKEREHKARDKDSERKPREKRYTREEMPTDAEELSRKTRQLNPRHREKQDLGGADNERPNRERKEVKDNEDDETKEVAVEKPVIDEVHSEEPEDNYDEDFEDYDDDFEDDDDAGDEDGDKEEEEDISPYKRAEIEAIQRAMVAENEQIGVVQPRNKSEELDKPKRDSTDTYNKGAQRGKFIDFVAAKHREVSQNVACKQKKRSTALLRLIELDFSVSFSLLDLPPLNEYDMYIKNFGTTNTKQAYIQCNEDNTDRDNQTEEIERVEKWTQHPGESSVVCAGPSSSNESSPDSMTKLSIDSQRLSAFLRSSSQVIAVLLEEDRSEKQSGQSLRSQAASLSISDGSLLLNTNLPFLLGREVCGLHFSHVQRQTMLSVHSPSRKPSAVQLDSKSIVCVWNIWEPSNPHKVLICESEIQCCCFSPGKAILVFAGTVDGSVVVWDLREHSTLHYTMRIGNLDWTLRYPTFSTDAILATSSHLCPVRAVEPVSANVAEGQSQGFSLLSSQEETLGLSFQLASLDESGLLNLWVVMELPKANLAGSQHDLGLKPGGKVKLLHSSSININSSSLPRDTFQTAPSQALMVKFFPSDSNHFFIGTNMGLVSHGTRHGLRVPPKSYNSQMTGIKPVHVTSIDFSAFGDPVFLVGCADGSIRLHSTTTEYPIMEWNGSTNGEPIISVQWALTRPAVFFALDAASCLYIWDLLANDFQPVIKENNQSDEITTMSVFGDPGKQNSFAGISLAKQSGKIEIHYLNKQWSVPNTEEIEKLHDILNQSII; the protein is encoded by the exons ATGCCGTCAGACAAG CGGTCCAAAGAAGATACTTGGAAACCAGACGACTTAAAGAAACATATTCAT GCAGCGAAGAGTGACAGTGATACAAAGAAAAGAGATCGACCACGAGGAGTTGAAGAGAAAGGCGCAAACGGCAGTGCAGACTCTAGAGAGCGTAGACACAGGGAGCGAGAAAAAGAAGTGGACAGAGAAAAGGAGAGACACAGGGAAAAAGACAGAGACAAGACTAAAGAtcgagacagagacagagaccgGGGAAAAGAGAGGGACAGAAATAGAGACAGAGACAAGGATCGAAGAAAAAATGATGAAAGAGacagggggaaggagagagagagggatagaagAAAAGAGGAGGAAAGGGGCAAAGACAGAGACCGTGACAGAGGAAAagagagggatagagaaagagacCGTGatctggagagggagaggggaaaaGACCGGCCAAAAGAGAAAGATATGGAACAGGATCACAAGAAAGAACAAGCCAAGGAGACGGGAAGCAATCCTGACAAGCAGCGAGAGAGGCACCGGGACCGACAGAGAGATGATGAAAGGAGAGAACGACATAGAGAACGAGAACACTCGAGACGGAAGGAAGAGAAAG aaactgAAAGGGTAACTAAAGGAGAAAATGAAGAACGAGAAAGGAGGCATAGAGACAGAAGGGAAAAAGGAGAGAGGAGTTCAGAG GAGTATGGGGAGTATCGCAGACAACATGCTGAATCTAAAGATGAGGAGCGAGACCGCAGGCGCCGGGAGCGCAGAGATTCTGATGTTCCTAAGGAGGACAGGGAGAAGCGGAGGAGGGATGGGAAAGAACGTGAACACAAAGCGAGAGACAAAGACAGTGAGAGGAAACCAAGAGAGAAAAGATATACTAGAGAAGAAATGCCAACAGATGCTGAAGAACTGAGTCGGAAGACAAGACAGCTCAACCCAAGGCACAGAGAGAAACAAGACTTGGGTGGAGCAGACAATGAGAGACCAaacagagagaggaaagaggtAAAGGATAATGAG GATGATGAAACAAAAGAGGTAGCTGTTGAGAAGCCAGTTATAGATGAGGTGCATTCTGAAGAACCAGAAGATAACTACGATGAGGATTTTGAA gACTATGATGATGATtttgaggatgatgatgatgctggtgATGAAGACGGAGacaaagaggaggaggaagacatCTCTCCATACAAAAGGGCTGAGATTGAAGCAATACAAAGAGCGATGGTTGCAGAGAATGAACAGATAGGTGTTGTGCAACCAAGGAACAAAAGCGAAGAACTTGATAAACCAAAAAGAG ATTCGACAGACACCTACAACAAGGGAGCGCAACGTGGCAAGTTTATTGACTTTGTGGCAGCAAAGCATCGAGAAGTGAGCCAAAACGTAGCCTGTAAGCAGAA AAAGCGCAGCACAGCTTTGCTTCGGCTGATTGAGCTTGACTTCTCTGTCAGTTTTTCCCTGCTGGATTTGCCACCTTTAAATGAATATGACATGTACATAAAAAACTTTggaacaacaaacacaaaacag gcatatatacagtgtaaTGAAGATAACACTGATCGAGATAATCAGACAGAGGAAATAGAAAGGGTTGAAAAATGGACGCAACATCCTGGAGAAAGCAGTGTTGTGTGTGCAG GTCCCAGTAGCAGTAATGAATCTTCACCAGATTCCATGACTAAACTGAGTATTGATTCTCAAAGGCTGTCAGCATTTCTGCGGTCATCGTCTCAG GTTATTGCTGTTTTACTAGAAGAAGACCGCTCAGAAAAACAGTCTGGTCAGAGTCTCAGATCTCAGGCAGCCAGTTTATCAATCAGTGATGGAAGCTTGCTGCTCAACACCAATCTACCATTCCTGCTTG GTCGGGAAGTATGTGGACTACACTTCTCGCATGTACAAAGGCAAACAATGCTTTCTGTGCACAGTCCATCAAGAAAGCCCAGTGCTGTTCAGCTTGACAGTAAGAGCATcgtgtgtgtgtggaacatctGGGAGCCATCAAATCCACACAAAGTGCTCATCTGTGAATCGGAG ATTCAGTGCTGTTGCTTCAGTCCTGGTAAAGCCATTCTGGTGTTTGCTGGAACTGTTGATGGTTCAGTGGTGGTCTGGGATCTCCGAGAGCACTCCACTTTACATTATACAATGAGGATTGGGAATCTGGACTGGACTCTCAGATATCCTACATTTTCTACTG ATGCCATCCTAGCGACTTCAAGCCACTTATGTCCTGTAAGGGCTGTAGAACCGGTGTCCGCTAACGTAGCTGAAGGTCAGAGTCAAGGATTTTCCCTACTGTCATCTCAGGAAG AAACTTTAGGATTATCTTTCCAGTTAGCATCTCTTGATGAAAGTGGACTGCTTAATCTCTGG gttgtTATGGAATTGCCTAAAGCTAATCTTGCAGGCTCACAACATGATTTAG GTCTCAAACCGGGTGGGAAAGTAAAACTGCTACATAGCTCTTCAATCAATATCAACAGCAG CTCTCTTCCAAGAGACACTTTTCAGACGGCGCCTTCCCAGGCACTGATGGTCAAATTCTTCCCTTCTGATTCCAATCATTTCTTTATTGGCACAAACATG GGTTTAGTGAGCCATGGTACCAGACATGGTTTACGAGTGCCACCAAAGTCCTACAACTCACAGATGACTGGGATCAAACCAGTTCATGTCACTTCTATTGATTTCTCTGCTTTTGGAGATCCAGTATTTTTG gttgGCTGTGCAGATGGGAGTATAAGATTGCATTCAACAACGACTGAATACCCCATCATGGAGTGGAACGGTAGCACCAACGGAGAGCCTATAATCTCTGTGCAGTGGGCTCTGACAAGACCAGCAGTGTTCTTTGCATTAGATGCAGCATCCTGTCTTTATATATGGGATTTATTGGCGAACGATTTCCAgcctgtaataaaagaaaacaatcagTCGGATGA aattACAACTATGTCCGTCTTTGGTGATCCTGGGAAGCAAAATTCATTTGCAGGGATATCGCTTGCAAAGCAGTCTGGGAAAATAGAGATTCACTACTTAAACAAGCAATGGTCTGTGCCGAACACAGAAGAGATAGAAAAGCTGCACGATATTTTGAACCAGTCAATTATATAA